The Osmerus eperlanus chromosome 12, fOsmEpe2.1, whole genome shotgun sequence genome has a segment encoding these proteins:
- the chmp2a gene encoding charged multivesicular body protein 2a, producing MDFLFGKRKTPEEMLRQNQRALNRAMRDLDKERQRLEQQEKKIIADIKKMAKQGQMDAVKIMAKDLVRTRRYVKKFIMMRANIQAVSLKIQTLKSNNSMAQAMKGVTKAMATMNRQLKLPQIQKIMMDFERQSEIMDMKEEMMNDAIDDAMGDEDDEDETDAVVSQVLDELGLNLSDELSNLPATGGSLSAAGAKKAEPQAALADADADLEERLNNLRRD from the exons ATGGACTTCCTATTTGGGAAAAGGAAGACTCCGGAGGAGATGCTAAGGCAGAATCAGAGAGCCCTGAATCGTGCCATGAGAGACCTGGATAAAGAACGCCAGAGATTGGAGCAGCAGGAGAAGAAAATCATTGCTGATATTAAGAAAATGGCCAAACAGGGACAGATG GATGCTGTCAAGATAATGGCTAAGGACTTGGTTCGCACAAGGCGATATGTTAAGAAATTTATCATGATGAGGGCAAATATCCAGGCAGTCAGTTTAAAGATCCAGACACTCAAATCAAACAACAGTATGGCCCAGGCAATGAAAGGGGTCACCAAAGCCATGGCAACCATGAACAGACAG TTGAAGCTGCCACAGATTCAAAAGATCATGATGGATTTCGAACGACAGAGTGAAATAATGGACATGAAGGAAGAGATGATGAATGACGCTATAGACGATGCTATGGGTGACGAGGACGACGAGGATGAAAC TGACGCTGTTGTGTCTCAAGTCCTGGATGAACTGGGCCTCAATCTGTCCGACGAACTTTCAA ATCTGCCAGCCACTGGAGGTAGCTTATCAGCCGCAGGTGCAAAGAAAGCAGAGCCCCAGGCTGCTCTGGCAGATGCAGACGCTGATCTGGAGGAGAGACTC